Proteins from one Pseudomonas bijieensis genomic window:
- a CDS encoding rhodanese-related sulfurtransferase codes for MAQPIVVAALYKFVTLEDYVELREPLLKAMLDNGIKGTLLIAEEGINGTVSGTREGIDGLLAWLKNDPRMIDIDHKESYCDEQPFYRTKVKLKKEIVTLGVEGVDPNKQVGTYVEPQDWNALISDPEVLLIDTRNDYEVAIGTFEGAVDPKTTSFREFPEYIKANFDPARHKKVAMFCTGGIRCEKASSYMLGQGFDEVYHLKGGILKYLEEVPQEETKWRGDCFVFDNRVTVRHDLSEGDYDQCHACRTPVSVEDRASEHYVPGISCPHCWDKLSEKTRRSAIDRQKQIELAKARNMPHPIGYNYKQTSSEA; via the coding sequence ATGGCACAACCCATTGTCGTGGCGGCACTGTATAAGTTCGTCACCCTGGAAGATTACGTCGAGCTGCGTGAGCCCCTGCTCAAGGCCATGCTCGACAACGGCATCAAAGGCACGTTGCTGATCGCCGAAGAAGGCATCAACGGCACGGTTTCCGGTACTCGTGAAGGCATCGATGGCCTGCTGGCATGGCTCAAGAACGATCCGCGCATGATCGACATCGACCATAAAGAGTCGTACTGCGACGAGCAGCCGTTCTACCGCACCAAGGTCAAGCTAAAGAAAGAAATCGTCACCCTGGGCGTTGAAGGCGTGGATCCGAACAAGCAGGTCGGCACCTATGTCGAACCGCAGGACTGGAACGCACTGATCAGCGATCCGGAAGTGCTGCTGATCGATACCCGCAACGATTACGAAGTGGCCATCGGCACCTTCGAAGGCGCCGTCGATCCCAAGACCACCAGCTTCCGCGAATTCCCCGAGTACATCAAAGCCAACTTCGACCCGGCCCGGCACAAGAAAGTCGCGATGTTCTGCACCGGCGGCATTCGTTGTGAAAAAGCCTCCAGCTACATGCTTGGCCAGGGGTTCGACGAGGTCTATCACCTCAAGGGCGGCATCCTGAAATACCTCGAAGAGGTGCCTCAGGAAGAAACCAAGTGGCGCGGCGACTGCTTCGTGTTCGACAACCGCGTCACCGTTCGCCACGACCTCAGCGAAGGCGACTACGATCAATGTCACGCTTGTCGTACTCCGGTCAGCGTCGAAGACCGCGCCTCGGAGCACTATGTACCTGGCATCAGTTGCCCACATTGCTGGGATAAGCTGAGCGAGAAAACCCGGCGCAGCGCCATCGACCGGCAGAAGCAGATCGAATTGGCCAAGGCTCGCAACATGCCGCACCCGATCGGCTACAACTATAAGCAGACATCTTCCGAGGCCTGA
- a CDS encoding ABC transporter ATP-binding protein, giving the protein MPERPQDTSASPRIDRLSWTEIRRLALKHKKALWIANGVAVLATLCSVPIPLLLPLLVDEVLLGHGDAALKVMNHALPMGWQRAAGYIGLMLLVTLALRCGALLFNVVQARLFARLAKDIVYRIRIRLIERLKRISLGEYESLGSGTVAAHLVTDLDTLDKFIGETLSRFLVAMLTLVGTAGILVWMHWELALLILLFNPLVIYATVQLGKRVKHLKKLENDSTSRFTQALTETLDAIQEVRAGNRQGYFLGRLGMRAKEVRDYAVSSQWKTDASNRASGLLFQFGIDIFRAAAMLTVVFSDLSIGQMLAVFSYLWFMIGPVEQLLNLQYAFYAAGGALNRINELLARADEPQYTGVVDPFKGRDTVGIDIQGLSFGYGEELVLDQLNLSISPGEKVAIVGASGGGKSTLVQLLLGLYTPQSGSIRFGGATQQEIGLETIRENVAVVLQHPALFNDTVRANLSMGRECSDDDCWRALEIAQLDATVRALPLGLESVVGRSGVRLSGGQRQRLAIARMVLANPRVVILDEATSALDAATEYNLHQALARFLSARTTLIIAHRLSAVKQADRVLVFDGGQIAEDGDHLQLIAEGGLYARLYGHLQQIQQP; this is encoded by the coding sequence GTGCCTGAGCGGCCGCAGGATACATCGGCCTCGCCGCGTATCGACCGGTTGAGCTGGACGGAAATCCGTCGCCTGGCCCTCAAGCATAAAAAAGCCCTGTGGATCGCCAACGGCGTGGCTGTGCTGGCGACGCTGTGCAGCGTGCCGATCCCGTTGCTGTTGCCATTGCTGGTCGACGAAGTGCTGCTGGGTCATGGCGATGCCGCCTTGAAAGTCATGAACCATGCATTGCCCATGGGTTGGCAGCGCGCTGCCGGTTATATCGGGCTGATGTTGCTGGTGACCCTGGCCCTGCGCTGTGGCGCATTGCTGTTCAACGTGGTGCAGGCGCGCCTGTTCGCCAGGTTGGCCAAGGACATCGTCTATCGCATTCGCATCCGGCTGATCGAGCGTCTCAAGCGAATCTCCCTGGGCGAGTACGAAAGCCTGGGCAGCGGTACCGTGGCAGCCCATCTGGTCACCGACCTGGACACCCTCGACAAATTCATCGGTGAAACCCTCAGCCGTTTCCTGGTGGCGATGCTGACCCTGGTGGGCACGGCCGGGATCCTGGTATGGATGCACTGGGAACTGGCGCTGTTGATCCTGCTGTTCAACCCGCTGGTGATCTACGCCACGGTGCAGTTGGGCAAGCGAGTCAAGCACCTCAAGAAACTGGAGAACGACAGCACCTCGCGCTTCACCCAGGCCTTGACCGAAACCCTGGATGCCATCCAGGAAGTGCGCGCCGGTAACCGCCAGGGTTATTTCCTTGGCCGCTTGGGGATGCGTGCCAAGGAAGTCCGTGATTACGCCGTGAGTTCGCAGTGGAAAACCGACGCCTCGAACCGCGCCAGTGGTTTGCTGTTCCAGTTCGGCATCGATATTTTTCGCGCGGCGGCCATGCTCACCGTAGTTTTTTCCGACCTGTCCATCGGCCAGATGCTGGCGGTATTCAGCTATCTCTGGTTCATGATCGGTCCGGTCGAGCAGTTGCTCAATCTGCAATACGCCTTTTATGCCGCTGGCGGTGCCTTGAACCGGATCAATGAACTGCTGGCCCGGGCCGACGAGCCTCAGTACACGGGTGTCGTCGATCCGTTCAAGGGGCGTGACACCGTAGGCATCGATATCCAGGGGTTGAGTTTCGGTTACGGTGAAGAACTGGTGCTCGACCAGTTGAACCTGTCCATCTCGCCTGGCGAGAAAGTCGCTATTGTCGGTGCCAGCGGCGGCGGCAAGAGCACCCTGGTGCAGTTGTTGCTGGGGTTGTACACGCCGCAATCGGGCAGCATTCGTTTTGGTGGCGCCACGCAGCAGGAGATCGGCCTGGAGACTATTCGGGAGAATGTTGCAGTGGTGTTGCAACATCCGGCGCTGTTCAACGACACGGTGCGTGCGAACCTCTCCATGGGGCGTGAGTGCAGTGACGACGACTGCTGGCGGGCACTGGAAATCGCCCAGCTCGATGCCACTGTACGGGCGCTGCCCCTGGGCCTGGAGAGTGTAGTAGGGCGTTCCGGGGTGCGGTTGTCGGGCGGGCAGCGTCAACGGCTGGCCATCGCCCGCATGGTACTGGCCAACCCCCGGGTGGTGATTCTCGACGAAGCCACCTCGGCACTGGACGCTGCCACCGAGTACAACCTCCACCAGGCACTGGCGCGCTTTTTGAGTGCACGCACCACACTGATCATCGCCCACCGGCTCTCGGCGGTGAAGCAGGCCGATCGGGTATTGGTGTTCGACGGTGGGCAAATCGCCGAAGACGGCGACCATTTGCAGTTGATTGCCGAGGGCGGTCTCTACGCCCGACTCTACGGTCACTTGCAACAGATACAGCAGCCTTGA
- a CDS encoding thiolase family protein, producing the protein MREVVIVDSVRTGLAKSFRGKFNMTRPDDMAAHCVNALLARNDINPASVEDCIVGAGSNEGAQGYNIGRNVAVLSQLGIGTAGMTLNRFCSSGLQAIAIAANQIASGCSDIIVAGGVESISLTMKSVNTDNLINPLLKEQVPGIYFPMGQTAEIVARRYQVSREEQDRYALQSQMRTAKAQAAGLFDDEIIPMAVKYRVEDKQTGAVQILDGVVDRDDCNRPDTTYESLAGLKPVFAEDGSVTAGNSSQLSDGASMTLVMSLEKALALGLKPKAFFRGFTVAGCEPDEMGIGPVFSVPKLLKAKGLQIADIDLWELNEAFASQCLYSRNRLEIDPEKYNVNGGSISIGHPFGMTGSRQVGHLVRELQRRNLRYGIVTMCVGGGMGATGLFEVVR; encoded by the coding sequence ATGCGTGAAGTGGTGATCGTCGACAGCGTACGGACCGGCCTGGCCAAGTCCTTTCGCGGCAAGTTCAACATGACCCGTCCGGACGACATGGCGGCTCACTGCGTCAACGCCCTGCTGGCGCGCAATGACATCAACCCGGCCAGTGTCGAGGACTGCATCGTCGGAGCCGGGTCCAATGAAGGCGCCCAGGGTTACAACATTGGGCGCAACGTGGCGGTGCTCTCGCAATTGGGCATCGGCACCGCCGGCATGACCCTCAACCGTTTCTGTTCCTCGGGCCTGCAAGCCATCGCCATCGCGGCCAACCAGATCGCTTCCGGTTGCAGCGACATCATCGTGGCCGGCGGCGTGGAGTCCATCAGCCTGACGATGAAAAGCGTCAACACCGACAACCTGATCAACCCGCTGCTCAAGGAGCAGGTGCCCGGGATCTATTTCCCCATGGGCCAGACGGCCGAGATCGTCGCCCGCCGTTACCAGGTCAGCCGCGAAGAGCAGGACCGCTACGCCTTGCAGAGCCAGATGCGCACCGCCAAGGCCCAGGCGGCCGGGTTGTTCGATGACGAAATTATCCCGATGGCGGTCAAATACCGGGTCGAGGACAAGCAGACCGGCGCGGTGCAGATTCTCGATGGCGTGGTCGATCGCGATGATTGCAACCGCCCGGACACCACCTACGAGAGCCTGGCCGGCCTGAAACCGGTGTTTGCCGAAGACGGATCGGTGACGGCGGGCAACTCGTCGCAGTTGTCCGACGGGGCCTCAATGACCTTGGTGATGAGCCTGGAAAAAGCCTTGGCGCTGGGGCTCAAGCCCAAGGCGTTTTTCCGTGGTTTCACCGTGGCCGGTTGCGAGCCGGACGAGATGGGCATCGGCCCGGTGTTTTCAGTGCCCAAGCTGCTCAAGGCCAAGGGCTTGCAGATTGCCGATATCGACCTGTGGGAACTCAACGAGGCGTTTGCCTCCCAGTGCCTGTACAGCCGCAACCGGCTGGAAATCGATCCGGAAAAGTACAACGTCAATGGCGGCTCGATCTCCATCGGCCATCCGTTCGGCATGACCGGCTCGCGGCAAGTGGGGCATCTGGTGCGTGAGCTGCAACGACGCAACCTGCGCTACGGCATCGTGACCATGTGCGTGGGCGGCGGGATGGGGGCTACTGGGTTGTTCGAGGTGGTGAGATAA
- a CDS encoding DMT family transporter, with product MHISSGRWVYGLFLALLTALLWGILPIKLKQVLQVMDPVTVTWFRLLVSGGLLFIYLAATRRLPSRKVLGPRGGWLVAMAVLGLVGNYVLYLMGLNRLSPGTAQLVVQMGPIMLLVASLFVFKERFSVGQGIGLLVLLIGFTLFFNQRLGELLTSLSDYTAGVLMVLLASTVWTFYALGQKQLLTVWNSLQVMMVIYLFCALLLTPWVHPLEALQLSPLQGWLLLACCLNTLIAYGAFAEALAHWEASRVSATLAITPLVTFAAVAMAAWWWPDYVHAEQINLLGYGGAVLVVLGSALVALGPSLIAGLKARRERLAVER from the coding sequence ATGCACATATCGTCCGGTCGCTGGGTCTATGGCCTGTTCCTCGCCCTGTTGACCGCCTTGCTGTGGGGCATCCTGCCGATCAAGCTCAAGCAAGTGTTGCAAGTGATGGACCCGGTCACCGTGACCTGGTTTCGCTTGCTGGTGTCCGGCGGGTTGTTGTTCATCTATTTGGCGGCCACCCGGCGTCTGCCCAGTCGCAAGGTCCTGGGCCCTCGCGGTGGCTGGCTGGTGGCGATGGCGGTGCTCGGGCTAGTGGGCAACTACGTGTTGTACCTGATGGGCCTGAACCGCTTGAGCCCTGGCACCGCACAACTGGTGGTGCAGATGGGGCCGATCATGTTGCTGGTCGCCAGTCTGTTCGTGTTCAAGGAGCGTTTCAGCGTGGGGCAGGGCATCGGCCTGCTGGTGCTGTTGATTGGCTTCACGTTGTTTTTCAACCAGCGCCTGGGCGAGTTGCTGACGTCCCTGAGCGACTACACCGCCGGGGTCCTGATGGTGTTGCTGGCGTCGACGGTCTGGACGTTCTATGCCTTGGGCCAGAAGCAACTGTTGACGGTGTGGAATTCGTTGCAGGTGATGATGGTGATCTACCTGTTCTGCGCGTTGCTGCTCACACCCTGGGTACATCCGTTGGAGGCGCTGCAATTAAGCCCGTTGCAAGGCTGGTTGTTGCTCGCCTGCTGCCTCAACACTCTGATTGCCTATGGCGCGTTTGCCGAAGCCCTGGCCCATTGGGAAGCGTCACGGGTCAGTGCGACCCTGGCGATCACGCCGTTGGTGACCTTTGCCGCAGTGGCGATGGCGGCCTGGTGGTGGCCCGACTATGTCCATGCCGAGCAGATCAATCTGTTGGGCTATGGCGGGGCGGTGCTGGTGGTGCTGGGGTCGGCGCTGGTGGCGCTGGGGCCGTCGCTCATCGCCGGGCTCAAGGCACGGCGCGAGCGTTTGGCTGTAGAGCGATAG
- a CDS encoding class II fumarate hydratase: MSRIETDSLGQVEVPDDAYWGAQTQRSMINFAIGNERMPLSVLHALALIKKAAARVNDRNGDLPADIARLIEQAADEVLAGQHDDQFPLVVWQTGSGTQSNMNVNEVIAGRANELAGNPRGGKSPVHPNDHVNRSQSSNDCFPTAMHIAAAQAVHQQLLPAISELSGGLAELAARHMKLVKTGRTHMMDATPITFGQELSAFIAQLDYAERAIRAALPAVCELAQGGTAVGTGLNSPHGFGEAIAAELAALSGLPFVTAPNKFAALAGHEPLTSLSGALKTLAVTLMKIANDLRLLGSGPRAGFAEVKLPANEPGSSIMPGKVNPTQCEALSMLACQVMGNDVTIGFAASQGHLQLNVFKPVIIHNLLQSIRLLADGCSNFQQHCIAGLEPDAEQMAAHLERGLMLVTALNPHIGYDKSAEIAKKAYGEGLTLREAALQLGYLTDEEFDAWVRPENMLEAGSQG; the protein is encoded by the coding sequence ATGAGCCGTATCGAAACCGACAGCCTGGGCCAGGTTGAAGTCCCGGACGACGCCTACTGGGGCGCCCAGACACAGCGTTCCATGATTAATTTCGCCATTGGCAACGAACGCATGCCGCTGTCGGTGCTGCACGCCTTGGCACTGATCAAGAAAGCCGCCGCGCGGGTCAATGACCGCAACGGCGACCTGCCCGCCGACATCGCCCGCCTGATCGAACAGGCCGCCGACGAAGTGCTGGCCGGCCAGCATGACGACCAGTTCCCGCTGGTGGTCTGGCAGACCGGCAGCGGCACCCAGAGCAACATGAACGTCAACGAGGTAATCGCCGGGCGTGCCAACGAACTGGCCGGCAACCCCCGCGGCGGCAAGAGCCCGGTGCACCCCAACGACCACGTCAACCGCTCCCAGAGTTCCAACGACTGCTTCCCCACCGCCATGCACATCGCCGCCGCCCAGGCCGTCCACCAGCAATTGCTCCCGGCCATCAGCGAGCTGTCCGGTGGCCTGGCGGAACTGGCGGCGCGCCATATGAAGCTGGTCAAGACCGGCCGTACCCACATGATGGATGCCACGCCGATCACCTTTGGCCAGGAACTGTCGGCGTTCATTGCCCAACTCGATTACGCCGAACGGGCGATCCGCGCGGCGTTACCGGCGGTCTGCGAACTGGCCCAGGGCGGCACGGCGGTCGGCACCGGGCTCAACTCACCCCATGGTTTCGGTGAAGCGATCGCCGCTGAACTGGCGGCGCTGTCAGGCCTGCCATTTGTCACCGCACCGAACAAGTTTGCCGCGCTGGCCGGCCATGAACCTCTGACGTCCCTGTCCGGCGCACTGAAAACCCTCGCCGTGACCCTGATGAAAATCGCCAACGACCTGCGCCTGCTAGGCTCAGGACCACGGGCCGGGTTCGCCGAAGTGAAGTTGCCGGCCAACGAACCGGGCAGTTCGATCATGCCCGGCAAGGTCAACCCGACCCAGTGCGAAGCCTTGTCGATGCTGGCCTGCCAGGTCATGGGCAACGACGTGACTATCGGCTTTGCCGCCAGCCAGGGTCATTTACAGTTGAACGTGTTCAAACCGGTGATCATCCACAACCTGCTGCAATCGATTCGCCTGCTGGCCGATGGTTGCAGCAACTTCCAGCAGCATTGCATCGCCGGACTGGAGCCGGACGCTGAGCAGATGGCCGCGCACCTGGAGCGTGGTTTGATGCTGGTGACCGCGCTGAACCCGCACATCGGCTACGACAAGTCAGCGGAAATCGCCAAGAAAGCCTACGGCGAAGGGCTGACCCTGCGTGAGGCCGCGTTGCAGCTCGGGTACCTGACCGATGAAGAGTTCGATGCCTGGGTGAGGCCGGAGAATATGCTGGAGGCGGGTAGCCAGGGCTAA
- a CDS encoding EAL domain-containing protein yields the protein MKQKQTLGTPRLLGIVWPFIAVVLFQALLGGVSLYVLSAVRGYVAGESLWSKGQKDAIYYLNLYADSRDETIFRKYQQAIAVPEGGHELRVALDREPPDLKAARAGILKGGNHPDDVSSLIWLYLNFRHFSYLEEAIDLWTVGDGYLIELDNVARQMHGSISAGLASELDIRGWKAQIFAINDSVTPAAKAFSDALGEGSRFILRLLLVTNFATALGLIVLALLRTHKLLAQRQVFANALQMEKERAQITLQSIGDGVITTDVEGAIAYMNPAAEAMTHWKTEHATGLPLAALFNLLDDNAQTEGLTLIEHILSGRLSGASEHSKLIQRLDGSTVSVTLVGAPIRHAGKVSGAVLVLHDMTQERQYIANLSWQATHDALTGLANRREFEYRLEQALHNLTRQVGRHALMFLDLDQFKLVNDTCGHAAGDELLRHICALLQSGLRENDTLARLGGDEFGILLENCSPEAAEKIAEGLRQTVQNLHFVWKGRPFVTTVSIGLVHIAQTPTTLEASLRAADMACYMAKEKGRNRVQVYHADDSELSLRFGEMAWVQRLHMALEENRFCLYAQEIAALGPGDHGGGHIEILLRLHDEAGRMILPDSFIPAAERYGLMTSLDRWVVENVFKIIRQCLNDSRQGPMAMCAINLSGTTIGDQAFLDFLRKQFAAYSIPPEMICFEITETSAISNLGSAIRFINELKSLGCYFSLDDFCAGMSSFAYLKHLPVDFLKIDGSFVKDMLDDPINRAMVEVINHIGHVMGKRTIAEFVETAQIEQALLEIGVDYAQGYVIERPQLFTCDTLQCRPARPQPLLFKAPGTFR from the coding sequence ATGAAGCAAAAGCAGACTCTCGGAACACCTCGGCTGCTGGGCATCGTCTGGCCCTTTATCGCCGTTGTGCTATTTCAGGCATTGCTTGGCGGCGTCAGTCTTTACGTGCTGTCCGCCGTTCGCGGCTACGTGGCGGGGGAGAGCCTCTGGTCCAAGGGCCAGAAAGACGCCATCTATTACCTCAATCTCTACGCCGACAGCCGTGACGAGACAATTTTTCGCAAATACCAGCAAGCCATCGCCGTCCCTGAGGGCGGCCATGAGTTGCGAGTGGCGCTGGACCGCGAACCACCGGACCTGAAAGCGGCAAGGGCGGGCATCCTCAAGGGCGGCAATCATCCGGACGATGTGTCCAGCCTGATCTGGCTTTATCTGAATTTTCGTCACTTCAGCTACCTGGAAGAAGCCATCGATCTCTGGACGGTGGGCGACGGCTACCTGATCGAGCTGGACAACGTCGCCCGGCAGATGCACGGTAGCATTAGCGCAGGCCTGGCGTCGGAGCTGGATATCCGGGGCTGGAAGGCCCAGATTTTTGCGATCAATGACTCCGTCACCCCGGCCGCCAAGGCCTTCAGCGATGCATTGGGCGAGGGTTCGCGTTTCATCCTGCGGCTCTTGCTGGTGACCAATTTCGCCACCGCCCTGGGGTTGATCGTCCTGGCGTTGTTGCGTACCCATAAACTGCTGGCCCAGCGACAAGTGTTCGCCAATGCGCTGCAGATGGAGAAAGAACGGGCGCAGATCACCCTGCAATCCATTGGCGACGGGGTCATCACCACCGACGTCGAGGGTGCCATCGCCTATATGAACCCCGCTGCCGAGGCGATGACCCATTGGAAAACCGAACACGCGACGGGCCTGCCCCTGGCCGCGCTGTTCAATTTGCTCGATGACAATGCCCAGACCGAGGGGCTGACCCTGATCGAGCACATCCTCAGCGGCCGGCTCAGCGGCGCCAGCGAGCATTCGAAACTGATCCAGCGCCTGGACGGCAGCACCGTGTCGGTCACCTTGGTGGGCGCGCCGATCCGTCATGCGGGCAAGGTCAGCGGCGCCGTGCTGGTGCTGCATGACATGACCCAGGAGCGTCAATACATCGCCAACCTGTCGTGGCAGGCCACCCATGACGCCCTGACTGGCCTGGCGAACCGCCGGGAGTTCGAGTATCGCCTCGAGCAGGCCTTGCACAACCTTACCCGCCAGGTCGGGCGCCATGCCTTGATGTTTCTCGACCTGGACCAGTTCAAGCTGGTCAACGACACCTGCGGCCATGCCGCGGGCGACGAATTGTTGCGTCATATCTGCGCCTTGCTGCAATCAGGGCTGCGGGAAAACGACACCCTGGCCCGGTTGGGCGGGGATGAGTTCGGGATCTTGCTGGAGAACTGTTCGCCGGAAGCGGCGGAAAAGATCGCCGAAGGGCTGCGCCAGACCGTGCAGAACCTGCACTTTGTCTGGAAGGGGCGGCCGTTCGTGACCACTGTGAGCATCGGCCTGGTGCATATCGCCCAGACGCCGACCACCCTGGAGGCGTCCCTGCGGGCTGCCGACATGGCCTGCTATATGGCCAAGGAAAAGGGGCGTAACCGGGTCCAGGTCTATCACGCCGACGACTCGGAGCTGTCCCTGCGTTTTGGCGAGATGGCCTGGGTCCAGCGCTTGCATATGGCCCTGGAGGAAAATCGCTTCTGCCTCTATGCCCAGGAAATCGCCGCGCTGGGGCCGGGCGATCATGGTGGTGGGCACATTGAAATCCTGCTGCGCCTGCACGATGAAGCCGGGCGGATGATCCTGCCGGACAGCTTCATTCCCGCAGCGGAACGCTATGGCCTGATGACGTCCCTGGACCGTTGGGTGGTGGAAAATGTCTTCAAGATCATCCGCCAATGCCTGAATGATTCGCGACAGGGACCCATGGCGATGTGTGCGATCAATCTGTCAGGCACTACTATCGGAGATCAGGCGTTTCTCGATTTCCTGCGTAAACAGTTTGCGGCCTACTCGATTCCGCCAGAAATGATTTGTTTTGAAATTACAGAAACCAGCGCTATTTCGAATTTGGGTAGTGCGATCCGCTTTATCAATGAACTCAAGAGCTTGGGCTGTTACTTCTCGCTGGATGACTTTTGCGCCGGAATGTCTTCATTCGCTTACCTGAAACATTTACCTGTAGACTTCCTGAAGATCGATGGGAGTTTCGTAAAGGATATGCTGGACGACCCGATTAACCGTGCAATGGTCGAGGTGATCAATCACATCGGTCACGTCATGGGTAAGCGCACGATTGCCGAGTTTGTTGAAACCGCCCAGATCGAGCAGGCATTGCTGGAGATTGGGGTGGACTACGCTCAGGGGTATGTGATCGAACGCCCGCAATTGTTTACCTGCGACACGTTGCAATGTCGGCCGGCCCGGCCCCAGCCGTTGTTATTCAAGGCCCCCGGCACGTTCCGCTGA
- a CDS encoding DsbA family protein produces the protein MCSWCWGFAPVAEALVGQAHAAGVELHLVVGGLRTGSGSALEPTTRRYILEHWQAVTQATGQPFKLEGALPDGFVYDTEPACRALVTARSLAPDLAWKLLKLIQEAFYVQGRDVTHASVLVELAEQAGLPRIEFAAAFDRADQHAATAADFTWVQDLGIAGFPTLLAERDGQLALLTNGYQPLSQLSPLLGRWLERAACA, from the coding sequence ATGTGTTCCTGGTGCTGGGGCTTTGCGCCGGTGGCCGAGGCATTGGTGGGGCAGGCGCATGCCGCGGGGGTGGAGTTGCACCTGGTGGTGGGCGGCTTGCGCACCGGCAGCGGTTCGGCGCTGGAGCCGACCACCCGCCGCTACATTCTTGAACACTGGCAGGCCGTCACCCAGGCCACCGGCCAACCCTTCAAGCTTGAAGGTGCGTTGCCGGACGGTTTCGTCTACGACACAGAGCCTGCCTGTCGGGCACTGGTGACGGCCCGCAGCCTGGCCCCGGACCTGGCCTGGAAGCTGTTGAAGCTGATCCAGGAAGCCTTTTATGTGCAAGGCCGTGATGTCACCCACGCCAGCGTCCTGGTGGAGCTGGCCGAACAGGCCGGGCTGCCACGCATCGAATTCGCCGCGGCTTTCGACCGCGCCGACCAACATGCCGCCACCGCTGCGGATTTCACCTGGGTGCAGGACTTGGGCATTGCCGGGTTCCCCACGTTGTTGGCCGAGCGTGACGGCCAGTTGGCCTTGCTGACCAACGGTTATCAGCCCCTGAGCCAACTGTCGCCTTTGCTGGGCCGTTGGCTCGAGCGCGCGGCCTGTGCCTGA
- a CDS encoding BolA family protein, with amino-acid sequence MSMQQRIESTLGLLQPEHLQVLDESHMHSRGLQTHFKAVVVSQQFEGLNRVKRHQKVYGTLGELMGEFHALALHTYTPEEWAQIDAAPASPTCAGGSKH; translated from the coding sequence ATGAGCATGCAACAACGCATCGAATCGACACTCGGGCTCTTGCAGCCTGAGCACTTGCAAGTGCTGGATGAAAGCCACATGCACAGCCGTGGCCTGCAGACCCACTTCAAGGCCGTGGTGGTCAGCCAGCAGTTCGAAGGGCTCAATCGCGTCAAGCGTCACCAGAAGGTCTACGGCACGCTGGGCGAACTGATGGGCGAATTCCATGCGTTGGCGCTGCACACCTACACCCCTGAAGAATGGGCGCAGATCGACGCCGCCCCGGCTTCGCCGACCTGTGCCGGTGGTAGCAAGCACTGA
- a CDS encoding DUF2059 domain-containing protein, with the protein MTRLRAICTAVALVCASGPVFADTASHNASAEAFLTLAHADKLGTPVYMQVQQMFAQRFEQTKAPESKKATLETYQAKANAALDQAIGWNKLKPDMVKLYTSNFSESELKDLVAFYQSPLGKKVLEKMPQLTQQSAQLTQAKLESAVPVVNKLLADMTAELEPKAAAPAKKKP; encoded by the coding sequence ATGACCCGTCTTCGTGCCATCTGTACCGCAGTTGCTCTGGTGTGTGCCAGCGGCCCTGTTTTCGCCGATACCGCCAGCCACAACGCCAGCGCCGAAGCGTTCCTGACCCTGGCGCACGCTGACAAACTGGGCACTCCGGTGTACATGCAAGTGCAGCAGATGTTTGCCCAGCGCTTTGAACAGACCAAGGCCCCTGAGTCGAAAAAAGCCACCCTGGAAACCTACCAGGCCAAGGCCAATGCCGCGCTGGACCAGGCTATCGGCTGGAACAAGCTCAAGCCGGACATGGTCAAGCTCTACACCAGCAACTTCAGCGAGTCGGAGCTCAAGGACCTGGTAGCCTTCTACCAATCGCCATTGGGCAAGAAAGTCCTGGAAAAAATGCCGCAGTTGACCCAGCAATCGGCCCAACTGACCCAGGCCAAGCTGGAAAGCGCGGTGCCGGTGGTGAACAAGCTGCTGGCCGACATGACGGCCGAGCTCGAGCCAAAAGCCGCTGCCCCTGCCAAGAAAAAGCCGTAA